A section of the Rhodothermus profundi genome encodes:
- a CDS encoding phosphosulfolactate synthase has product MRREHQALNQKRAFQFLRLNERGSKPRTRGLTEIRGPYYSVMGPNYLQDVLETMGAYIDSLKFAGGSFTLMPRNVLQKIIDLCHQHDVLVSTGGFIEYIITQGPEAVHRYIQECKDLGFDIIEISTGFITIPVDDWLRLIEAVQKAGLKAKPEVGIQFGAGGDTPTELLEAEGIQDPAWAIQLARRFLEAGAYMIMVESEGITENVTSWRTDVVARFVNELGLEKLMFEAADPRVFAWYIKNYGPDVNLFIDHSQIVQLECLRSGIWGTQDLFGRVHTFSG; this is encoded by the coding sequence ATGCGACGGGAACACCAGGCCCTGAACCAGAAACGTGCCTTTCAATTCCTACGCCTGAATGAACGCGGCTCCAAGCCACGCACCCGAGGCCTGACAGAAATTCGCGGCCCGTATTATTCTGTAATGGGCCCCAACTATTTACAGGATGTGCTTGAGACAATGGGCGCCTATATCGATTCCCTCAAGTTCGCCGGTGGCTCGTTTACACTGATGCCCCGCAATGTGCTTCAGAAGATTATTGACTTATGCCATCAACATGACGTGCTCGTCTCAACCGGAGGCTTTATCGAATACATTATAACCCAGGGACCAGAAGCTGTCCATCGCTACATTCAAGAATGCAAAGACCTGGGATTCGATATCATTGAGATTTCGACCGGGTTCATTACGATTCCAGTTGACGATTGGCTGCGCCTGATAGAAGCTGTGCAGAAAGCCGGACTGAAAGCCAAACCCGAAGTAGGCATTCAATTTGGCGCCGGCGGTGACACGCCTACTGAACTGTTAGAAGCCGAAGGTATCCAGGATCCAGCCTGGGCCATTCAACTGGCCCGGCGTTTTCTAGAGGCGGGTGCCTATATGATCATGGTCGAGTCAGAAGGCATTACGGAGAATGTTACAAGCTGGCGAACAGACGTAGTAGCCCGCTTTGTTAACGAGCTGGGACTGGAAAAGCTTATGTTCGAAGCTGCCGATCCCCGCGTGTTTGCCTGGTATATTAAAAACTATGGACCGGACGTAAATCTTTTCATAGATCACAGCCAGATCGTCCAACTGGAATGTCTCCGCAGTGGTATCTGGGGCACCCAGGACCTCTTTGGACGCGTCCATACATTCAGCGGATGA